TGGCAAAACAACAGCTGTAAAAGGCTTTCTAGAAAACCTTGTGTATAATAGTAAGAAAGAAGTGCTGTTGCTGAATCTTTCCTGGTGTGGCCAAAACGGGTAACTAACGTTCATTACACATGATTAGATCAATACTTGACCTAACCCAAAGCAACATGACCTGGGACACAGAGATAGCATGAAACTAAAGTATGACTAGCATTGGCCAGAGAGAGAACATGACTGGCCTCTTACACATGTAGACGATCGGATTCGAGGTCATGGATTGGTCATTGCATCCCATCGAAGAGGGAATGATAGAACAGAGCATCGGCTGTGAACTTTGATGTTCTGAGTCAGCCTTTTAATCCCGTGGCACTGCCTACAGAATAGCAGTAAACGAAAATACAAGGGCGGGATTAGCTAGTGACTTAATCTGGTACAACATATTGGCTTATTCAGCTTTCTCGGAGTGGCAAGAATAGATCTGTTCAATGCATTACTTAAAGTCTCTCAGTGCACTCACCTTGTAGCATTTCCCAATAACCTAATCTATTTATACTTTCTATCATCCACAAAGCGATCATCCACAAagcttttttaaaatcatttACAAGTGGATAATTGAATGGCTACTCTATTTGTGCAGTTACTTCCTGAGTACCAAGGGAAGGATGAGATTTATTTGGAAGCATCAATGGCAGACATCACACATCTATTTGTTTTGGGGAAATACATTTATCTGGTGATTATTTTCCACATAATGGGATGCAATGATCAATCCATGCTCTGGCTGAGAGTTTCCATTTAGGGGAGTGGAGACTTTGCTAGTTCAGTTAGTATCTAGTATATTTTCTCATACATCTCCCACAGAACCTAATTGAGCGTCTGACACAATTACGGTAGATTTTATTTCTGGATTTCCGAGATTAATGTTAACCAAAAGTGGTTAACTCTGATCCTGGAGCGTCGCAGGCACCATATAGTTTTGTTCCAACCAGATACCACACCTACTTCTAGAAATCAGCTCACCAACTAAGCTTACTGACTATTCTTAGTGGTTGGATACAtttcaccctcctctccccagtcGAAATCCAAAGAGGTAAACTAAAAACCTTACGTGCCTGCCATGTGGTATTACAAGAACAGGGTTGTCAACCCCTGAAAGCTGAGTCAAAAGTAAGCACGCCTTGACCTTTATCGCCATCTAGTGGTAGAGTATCGCATTACTTCTGACTAGAATAGTTGGTTGATATGTACAAACATATGTCCCCGACTCCAGGTATTGGCATTTTAATGGTGAACTGTATAAGCCATTAACTGAATAAACAACAAACGAATAAACAGAACTTTCATCAATGTATACATTTATAATGTATAAATGtctctgaatttaaaatgtaataaAGACTACCTTTGCCAGAGACGACTTCCTTTTCTACGCGCCATCGGAACCCAAACTGGAGGAAAAGTGCAGTCATCCTCATTAATCACATAATACCAATAGAACACTATGTATGCACACTTACATaaacactaccattcaaaagtttggggtcacttaaaaaaagtccattaaaataacatcaaattgaccagaaatacagtgtagacattgttaatgttgtaaatgactattgtagctggaaaccaCTGATTTTTAATGGCCAGCATCCCgtagtcacctcttcactgttgatgttgagactgatgttttgcgggtactattttataaagctgccagttgaggacttgtgaggtgtctgtttctcaaactagacactaatgtactaaTGTCCTctagctcagttgtgcaccggggcctcccactcttctttctattctggttaaagccagtttgccctgttctgtgaagggagtagtacacagcgttgtacgagatcttcagtttcttggcaatttctcccatggaatacccttcatttctcagaacaagaatagactgacgagttccagaggaaagttctttgtttctggccattttgagcctgtaatcaaacccacaattgctgatgctccagatactcaactagtctaaagaaggccaggtttactgcttctttaatcaggacaacagttttcagctgtgctaacataattgcaaaagggttttctaacgatcaattagccttttaaaattataaacttggattagctgacacaacgtgccattggaacacaggagtgatggtggttgctgataatgggcctctgtacgactatgtagatattacatttaaaatcagccatttccagctacaatagtaatttacaaagttaacactgtatttctgatccatttgatgttattttaacggacaaaaaaaaagtgcttttctttcaaaaacaagtcaaacatttgaacggtactgtatatatataaaaaaataccacATACCTTGTTTTCTTTATATCTGCTTAGGTCAGCAATACAGTACTCTTTGAAGAGCTTGTCATAGTACTTCTTTGCTAGTTCTTTCTCCCTGATAATAAAAGAGCAGCTATTGGTGACCAATATTTCCAACAGTGGCAAATAAAAGTATTTTGTTTCACAGTACTTACCATGTCATTTCTTCTTCATCCTCATCCCGCCACAGGAAGCGATGGTTTTCACGCACCACATCCAGGTCCGATTTATCATTGGCCCTTAGGTTTACAATGACAAATGACGTGTCAGCATTTTTTCATATCACACAGAAATGTATCATTAGGAAGATCTCTACTCCACATATTAGGCAACATTAAAAACAAAAGCAAAACTTACGTGGAGCGTCTGAGATCCTCCACTTTCCCACCATAATACAATATGTAGTCACTGACAAACTTTTTATGTCTCTCAAACTGAAGGTAAATGGTTAGGGAATCAATGGTAATAAAATCATGTAGAAAAATAAGCAACTTAATTAATATTGCAtcctgggggaaaaaaacaacagaTATTGAACATTGTTGCTGGGTGAAGCACATTCAGGGGGATCTTTGCTGCTATTCTGGCAGGTACACACTCCCAAACATGAATCGTCAATCACAATGCACTCTAACATACGACGGGGGACCTTTTATCGTTTTCTTACTTGTGAAAACTCTTCATCGCCAATTTTAGAAGGATACAGCATTCATTGATATCAGGTGATGACGTCGGTTTCTGGCTTCCTCCCTGTGTGGGAACACAAAACACTTGCAGTCACTAACAGAAAACATAATTGACGTCAGGCAACGATGCTTCATTATGAAAGAGACCGATACTGTACCTGTCATATTCATGAGTGGCAACATCCCTATGTGCCACCTTTGTGTGTCTTCCTTTCTGAAAGGGCTTCCGCAGAAGATCATCCTCACGTTTCCTGCAAGTCAACATTaatgagaaaaaagaaaaaaaaatggtatGTAGTATCTTGAAGTAGGCTAATTGTTTGGATTTGAGTTTGCTATATGGTCATCTGGCCCTTACCTTTTCACTCCACGTTGAGACGTCTCCCCCTGGCCCTCGTCATCACTGAAGTCGGAGTCATACCCTCCGCCTCCATGGACCTGCAAGAAAAGTAACCTTTCTGTCATCATGCCATATAGCTTGTTAGACCCTCACGATAGTAGGCCTATAATCTATTGTTTAGCTATCAAGCACAGGTAGGCTAAATCTACAGAAATAGGAACGGTAGCTTATGAAATATTTGTTGTTTTGGAAGCATGTGTGACTCTatgtgggcggcaggtagcctagtggttagagcaggatcgaatctccgagctgacaaggtaaaaatctgttgtt
The sequence above is a segment of the Oncorhynchus kisutch isolate 150728-3 linkage group LG25, Okis_V2, whole genome shotgun sequence genome. Coding sequences within it:
- the fra10ac1 gene encoding protein FRA10AC1, coding for MARNMDSLVKVHGGGGYDSDFSDDEGQGETSQRGVKRKREDDLLRKPFQKGRHTKVAHRDVATHEYDREEARNRRHHLISMNAFERHKKFVSDYILYYGGKVEDLRRSTANDKSDLDVVRENHRFLWRDEDEEEMTWEKELAKKYYDKLFKEYCIADLSRYKENKFGFRWRVEKEVVSGKGQFLCGNKRCEKEDGLKSWEVNFAYVEQGEKRNALVKLRLCPECSFKLNYHHKRKEVIAKRKRPKSSEENEVEPQSKRSKKGSKKHKNKHKRKHKDHSSPSNSEDDSQESDKAEGEHSEEPDSLSEADHWKGPAPTMEEKSREEKFDEYFEDMFL